One segment of Dolichospermum sp. DET69 DNA contains the following:
- the chrA gene encoding chromate efflux transporter produces MSNLLSNRLTEVAQLFLKLGIIGFGGPVAHIAMIEDEVVKRRQWLTQEHFLDLLGATNLIPGPNSTEMAIHIGYIYAGWLGLIVAGVCFILPAILITGLLAWVYVNYGTSPQVAPLLYGIKPVVLAIIINAIWGLGKKAIKTRQLLVIAVAVGLITWFTKVNEVVALLLGGILGMIWLRSGNQANLMIIGLTTSTFWQTTATLNTAINDHISVPLWQLGLFFLKVGSVLFGGGYLLIAFLQGGLVEEYDWLTQQQLLDAIAIGQFTPGPVLSTATFIGYVIAGFPGAIVATLGIFLPSFLFVAALNPFMNRLRNSSWTRPFLDAVNVSAVALMVLTTIQLGIATLILPKTHSVDFLGLVMALISAVLVIRYRINAAYLIISGAIIGWGVK; encoded by the coding sequence ATGAGTAATTTATTGTCAAATCGCTTAACTGAAGTTGCCCAACTATTTCTCAAATTAGGCATTATTGGCTTTGGTGGACCCGTTGCCCATATTGCCATGATAGAAGATGAAGTAGTTAAACGTCGTCAATGGTTAACACAAGAACATTTTCTAGATTTACTAGGGGCAACAAATTTAATTCCTGGTCCCAATTCCACAGAAATGGCTATTCATATTGGATATATTTATGCAGGTTGGTTAGGATTAATAGTTGCCGGAGTTTGTTTTATTTTACCTGCGATTTTAATTACAGGTTTATTGGCTTGGGTATATGTCAATTATGGAACTTCACCCCAGGTTGCACCGTTACTTTATGGAATTAAACCTGTTGTTTTAGCAATTATCATTAATGCTATTTGGGGTTTAGGAAAAAAAGCCATAAAAACAAGACAACTACTTGTAATTGCTGTAGCAGTTGGGTTAATAACTTGGTTTACTAAAGTTAACGAAGTTGTGGCTTTATTGCTAGGAGGAATATTAGGAATGATTTGGTTACGCAGTGGTAATCAAGCTAATTTAATGATTATTGGTTTAACCACAAGTACATTTTGGCAAACTACCGCAACTTTGAATACAGCGATAAATGATCATATTTCTGTACCTTTATGGCAATTGGGTTTATTTTTTCTCAAAGTTGGTAGTGTGTTATTTGGTGGTGGTTATTTATTAATTGCCTTTTTGCAAGGAGGATTAGTAGAAGAATATGATTGGTTAACACAACAACAATTATTAGATGCTATTGCTATTGGCCAATTTACTCCTGGTCCTGTGCTTTCTACCGCAACATTTATTGGTTATGTAATTGCTGGTTTTCCGGGAGCAATTGTCGCAACTTTAGGAATTTTTCTACCTTCATTTTTATTCGTGGCTGCCTTAAATCCTTTCATGAATCGTCTTCGTAATTCATCTTGGACAAGACCTTTTTTAGATGCTGTAAATGTGAGTGCTGTAGCGTTAATGGTTTTAACTACAATCCAATTAGGAATAGCTACTTTAATATTACCAAAAACCCATTCTGTAGATTTTTTAGGTTTAGTTATGGCTTTGATTTCAGCAGTTTTAGTAATTCGCTATCGCATTAATGCTGCTTATTTAATTATCAGTGGTGCTATTATTGGTTGGGGTGTGAAATGA
- the pruA gene encoding L-glutamate gamma-semialdehyde dehydrogenase, giving the protein MVLQVENSTYEAKTQEIAKQVLAATGENRSFFGALRDQMRLDDKLLDWAMSNPGLRVQLFRFIDTLPALHSKSEIASHLQEYLGDESVELPAALKAILNFANPDSMPAQVAATTVGTAVETLAHKYISGENIKQVIKTVERLRKDKMAFTIDLLGEAVITEIEAQSYLERYLELMQQLVEASKNWAKIPAIDEADGENIPKVQVSVKLTAFYSQFDPLDAEGSEARVSNNIRTLLRRAKELGAAVHFDMEQYAYKDITFTILKKLLLEEEFRQRTDIGMTIQAYLRDSEQDARDIIAWLKQRGYPLSIRLVKGAYWDQETIKAAQKHWPQPVYNDKVATDANFEAITQLLLENHQYVYSAIGSHNVRSQSRAIAIAESLNVPRRRFEMQVLYGMGDKIAKALVDKGYRVRVYCPYGDLLPGMAYLIRRLLENTANSSFLRQNLENRPVEELLAPPIPIPASPSLAGGTQGGFLAIADTDFAKEEKRKKSSLAFANVRQQLGKTYLPLLNGEYVNTTTFVDSLNPSNFSEVVGKIGLLNIEQAEEAMKFAKAAFPAWKKTPVKQRADILRQAGKLMEERRAELSAWIVLEVGKPVKEADGEVSEAIDFCLYYADEMERLDKGVIYDVVGETNRYIYQPKGIAVVISPWNFPLAIACGMTVAALVSGNCTLLKPAETSSVITAKFTEILIEAGIPKGVFQYVPGKGSQVGAYLVNHPDTHVIAFTGSQEVGCRIYAEAAILKPGQKHLKKVIAEMGGKNGVIIDESADLDQAVVGVVQSAFGYSGQKCSACSRVIVLEPIYDAFVERLVEATKSLNIGETELPSTQVGPVIDANSRDRILEYIQKGKQEAKVALELPAPTQGYFIGPVIFSEVPANGVIAQQELFGPVLAVIRVKDFQEALEVANGTNYALTGGLYSRTPSHIEQAQAEFEVGNLYINRNITGALVSRQPFGGFKLSGVGSKAGGPDYLLQFLEPRHITENIQRQGFAPIEGAD; this is encoded by the coding sequence ATGGTATTACAAGTAGAAAACAGCACTTACGAAGCAAAAACTCAAGAAATTGCCAAACAGGTTTTAGCTGCTACCGGGGAAAATCGCTCATTTTTCGGAGCTTTACGGGATCAAATGCGCCTTGATGATAAGTTACTCGACTGGGCTATGAGTAATCCTGGTTTACGAGTCCAACTATTTAGATTCATAGACACTTTACCCGCTTTACATAGTAAATCAGAAATTGCCTCCCATTTACAAGAATATTTGGGAGATGAGTCTGTAGAATTACCCGCAGCTTTAAAAGCAATCTTAAATTTTGCTAACCCTGATTCTATGCCCGCACAGGTAGCAGCCACAACTGTGGGAACTGCTGTAGAAACTTTAGCACATAAGTATATTTCTGGGGAAAATATTAAGCAAGTCATCAAAACCGTTGAGAGACTGCGAAAGGATAAAATGGCTTTCACCATTGACTTACTCGGTGAAGCGGTAATTACGGAAATAGAAGCCCAATCTTATTTAGAAAGATACCTGGAATTGATGCAGCAATTGGTGGAAGCATCCAAAAATTGGGCGAAAATCCCCGCTATTGATGAAGCTGACGGCGAAAATATCCCCAAAGTCCAGGTTTCTGTCAAATTAACGGCGTTTTATTCCCAATTTGATCCTTTAGATGCTGAAGGTAGCGAAGCACGGGTAAGTAATAATATTCGGACTTTACTCCGTCGTGCTAAAGAATTAGGAGCAGCAGTCCATTTTGATATGGAACAATACGCCTATAAGGATATTACTTTTACCATTCTCAAAAAGCTGTTACTGGAAGAGGAATTTCGTCAACGGACTGATATCGGCATGACTATTCAAGCATATCTGCGCGACAGTGAACAAGATGCTAGAGATATCATTGCTTGGTTAAAACAACGGGGTTATCCTCTCAGCATTCGTTTAGTTAAAGGTGCGTATTGGGATCAAGAAACTATCAAAGCTGCTCAAAAACATTGGCCGCAACCAGTTTATAATGATAAGGTCGCTACCGATGCCAATTTTGAAGCGATAACCCAGCTTTTACTAGAAAATCATCAATATGTCTATTCTGCCATAGGTAGTCATAATGTGCGATCGCAATCTCGCGCCATAGCCATAGCAGAAAGTCTCAATGTTCCCCGTCGTCGCTTTGAAATGCAGGTTCTTTACGGCATGGGTGATAAAATAGCTAAAGCTTTGGTAGATAAAGGTTATCGCGTGCGGGTTTATTGTCCCTATGGTGACTTGTTACCAGGAATGGCTTATTTAATTCGGCGTTTATTAGAAAACACCGCAAATAGTTCCTTTCTCCGCCAAAACTTAGAAAACCGTCCCGTTGAAGAATTACTAGCACCCCCAATTCCCATTCCTGCTTCCCCCTCGCTTGCGGGGGGGACCCAGGGGGGGTTCTTAGCTATAGCAGATACCGATTTTGCAAAAGAGGAAAAAAGAAAGAAATCAAGTTTAGCTTTTGCAAATGTGCGTCAGCAGTTAGGGAAAACCTATTTACCCTTGCTGAATGGCGAATATGTGAATACAACAACGTTTGTTGATTCTCTTAATCCTTCTAATTTTAGTGAAGTAGTTGGTAAAATTGGACTTCTGAATATTGAACAAGCCGAAGAAGCAATGAAGTTTGCTAAAGCTGCTTTTCCGGCTTGGAAGAAAACCCCAGTTAAGCAACGGGCTGATATTTTGCGTCAAGCTGGGAAGTTAATGGAGGAAAGACGCGCTGAACTTTCGGCTTGGATTGTTTTGGAGGTGGGTAAACCTGTTAAGGAAGCTGACGGGGAAGTTTCCGAAGCTATTGATTTTTGTCTCTATTATGCTGACGAAATGGAACGGCTGGACAAAGGTGTAATTTATGATGTTGTTGGTGAAACCAATCGTTATATTTACCAGCCTAAAGGTATCGCTGTTGTTATTTCTCCCTGGAATTTTCCTTTGGCTATTGCTTGCGGTATGACTGTTGCGGCTTTGGTTTCGGGAAATTGTACTTTGCTTAAACCTGCGGAAACTTCTTCTGTCATTACTGCGAAGTTTACAGAAATCTTAATTGAAGCAGGAATACCAAAAGGTGTTTTTCAATACGTCCCCGGTAAGGGTTCTCAAGTCGGAGCTTATTTGGTAAATCATCCTGATACTCATGTAATTGCTTTTACTGGTTCACAGGAGGTAGGTTGTAGAATTTACGCAGAAGCCGCCATTCTTAAACCTGGACAAAAGCATCTCAAAAAGGTAATTGCCGAGATGGGTGGCAAGAATGGTGTTATTATTGATGAAAGTGCTGATTTAGACCAGGCTGTTGTTGGTGTTGTCCAATCTGCTTTTGGTTATAGTGGGCAAAAATGTTCGGCTTGTTCACGGGTAATTGTGCTTGAACCAATTTATGATGCTTTTGTGGAAAGGTTGGTAGAAGCAACTAAATCTTTGAATATTGGGGAAACGGAATTACCCAGTACCCAAGTTGGACCAGTGATTGATGCTAATTCCCGCGATCGCATTCTGGAGTATATTCAAAAAGGGAAACAAGAAGCAAAGGTAGCTTTAGAATTACCTGCACCAACTCAAGGTTATTTTATCGGTCCGGTGATTTTTTCGGAAGTACCCGCAAATGGGGTAATAGCCCAGCAGGAACTATTTGGTCCTGTCTTAGCGGTAATTCGAGTTAAAGATTTTCAAGAAGCTTTGGAAGTTGCTAATGGCACAAACTACGCTTTAACTGGTGGGCTATATTCTCGCACACCTTCCCATATTGAACAAGCACAAGCAGAGTTTGAAGTGGGGAATCTCTACATTAACCGGAATATTACTGGGGCGTTAGTTTCTCGTCAACCTTTTGGTGGGTTTAAACTTTCTGGAGTCGGTTCAAAAGCAGGCGGTCCAGATTATCTTTTGCAATTCCTAGAACCACGCCATATCACAGAAAACATTCAACGTCAAGGTTTTGCCCCAATTGAGGGCGCAGATTAA
- a CDS encoding four helix bundle protein, which translates to MRFLNIAQGSVNELETHLILSHRVGLCSEKDVEMILNLLKEESRMIISLIKKLEN; encoded by the coding sequence ATAAGATTTTTAAACATAGCTCAAGGGTCAGTTAATGAATTAGAAACTCATCTAATTTTATCTCACCGAGTAGGATTATGTTCAGAAAAAGATGTAGAAATGATTCTTAATTTATTAAAAGAAGAAAGCAGAATGATTATTAGTCTTATTAAAAAACTAGAAAATTAA